From a single Stigmatopora argus isolate UIUO_Sarg chromosome 4, RoL_Sarg_1.0, whole genome shotgun sequence genomic region:
- the rabac1 gene encoding prenylated Rab acceptor protein 1, translating into MHIPKSEECQVDIMESKAGDVFGAEDAHPTGMGGPSGILAKLGLPKGMSVSVAKEWLDRRRVSIRPWAGFVDQRKFSKPRNFGEMCQRVVKNVDTYNSNYTFIFLGLILYCIVSSPMLLIALAIFIGAFYIIHLKSLESKIIILGKELALPHQMCLAGAISLPVFWVAGAGAAVFWVLGATLFVIGTHAAFRELENSDREELLMESV; encoded by the exons ATGCACATTCCAAAGAGTGAAGAGTGCCAGGTGGACATTATGGAGAGTAAAGCTGGAGATGTTTTTGGTGCTGAGGATGCGCATCCGACCGGCATGGGTGGTCCATCTGGTATCCTTGCCAA GTTGGGCCTCCCCAAAGGCATGTCAGTCAGCGTGGCCAAAGAGTGGCTGGATCGCCGGCGCGTGTCCATCCGTCCGTGGGCCGGATTCGTCGACCAACGCAAGTTTTCCAAACCACGCAACTTTGGAGAAATGTGCCAGCGCGTGGTGAAGAACGTGGACACCTATAACAGCAACtatacttttatttttctcGGACTCATTCTCTATTGCAT aGTCAGCTCGCCGATGTTGCTCATCGCTTTGGCCATCTTCATTGGCGCCTTCTACATCATCCACCTCAAATCCCTGGAGTCTAAAATAATCATTCTTG gcAAGGAGCTGGCCCTCCCACACCAAATGTGTCTGGCCGGAGCCATCTCCTTACCCGTGTTTTGGGTAGCTGGAGCCGGGGCAGCCGTCTTCTGGGTTCTGG GAGCCACCTTGTTCGTCATCGGCACACACGCTGCATTCCGAGAGCTGGAAAACTCTGACAGGGAGGAACTCCTGATGGAGTCCGTGTAA